The DNA segment GGCCTGTTCGATCGCTTGTTCCTGACAGTGCCGGATTGCCCGGTGAGGGGGACACTTTCAGCCGATGAGCGTTGTGTATGCACCGTCTCGGCTATCTCCTGGACGGTCCGGGACGacaaatcgaagaggcccacatATGTTAACCCATTCTAGCGTGCCGCGTGGCTCTTTACTAATTCCACATATTCCTGCCTGATTCGTCTCTGCGTATTTGTCTGCCTAGAGCGAGTGATGACTAAGGAAGCAGCACCACCTCATGCAACTTGCCTGCAAGATAAAAAATTGCCCTGAGAAGATGGGTTGGGGGGGGATGCAAAAGATCTGTGCTGAAGCTGCGCTGCTCGGGCCTGCTGCGCCCCTTGCAAGCGCGGCACAGGCGCCCTCTGATCCTTCTCTTGTACGCGGCGAAATGAAATTTGCAGTCATTTGCAGAAATATCGCAATCTTCCGCAACGCCGAGTGGACCCGTGCGAGCAAGTACACAGACGAACATCGCTCGAGACAGAGTGCCGATAGCtccgttgttctttctttttccgtctGCCGAAGGGAACTGCGCGGCGGGCGGGTCAAAGTAAGAGGGTTATTCGGATGATTGTATTTTTGCCGCCGCCTCCGCCACCGCTTTTGTTCGCCGCGCGGCGAGCCTTCGTCCGAAGAAGTGGTGGCGGTGGCCGAGACCGGGCGGCGTATTATGATCTGCCGACGGCCTGCTGCTGTGCTGCCTCCGCAATTGCTGTTCCCGGCCACACGCCGCCGCCCGAGCAGGATGGAAAACTGAGTCAAGGAAACTTAGTCTGTATTCAACGCCTTCGCCTGGCTTCCGAGAGGCGAGGCAGAGAAGGAGGACGTGGGAGAGGCAGGGCGGCTGTCGAGAGCTTGCCTTATTTCCCAAGTGGCCCCCGACTCCCCTCTGGCACCGCTGGCGCGGCGGCAGCCAGCCAGCGAGCGGCTCGGCCCTGCCGCAGACGCCGCGGCCTGCTCCCTTCTTTCACGGCGTTCCGAGCGCTGGTGTTGGCGTTTGAACGAGTGCGTGCGATCTGGTCGCGTAGCAGCATTTGGAAGTACGTTCATCCGCCAACCCAACAGGCGGATTCGAGCAGCGCCTGCAGCACAATATGGAGAGCGAGCATTCGTCTCTGCGTTGGCAGGCCGGCTGACCGGGGAGTTCGTCTCCGCCAAGACGCGTGATCGGCCGCAAGGCAGTGTTATACAGCATATAGTTACGATAACTGCAATGCGCACTGGCGCATCCTTGCCTACACTATACCTGCTTTCTCGCGGGTTTGCTTTGGCTGTAGCTTTACCGGACTTAACCGAACAAGAACTGGGTCAGCCAGAAAATTATGGACGCCACGGATGTTTCTCCTTACGTACCTTATTTCGCCCATCAAGCTCGACATCTTTCAAttgttttgttcatttttttaatCTCGGAAAACACGGTGAGAAACGACTGCTAGACGCAAGCGCGATGACAGTCGCTAGTGCCCGGTTCTTCTACACCAACCGATGCGTACATAGTCGTGAAGTTTAGAGGCGCCGGTGTATATTAGTGGTTTGACAGTCTTGTTGCTATCCGTAGGAACTTCAGCTGAGCAACAGCTAAAAAGATGATATTGCTACactcacggacaactttctgtagcaatgaagggaaagctatggcaGCACAGCAAACATGTGAGAGCGCTCCTGAATATAGGACTGCAGTTTCGGTTGCATTTATTTAAGTTGGATAACAAAGAACATAAACATATTATCACTGGCTTAgccagaaatttttttcttcggcgAGGTGGGTGGGGTGGAGGAGTCGTTTAGAGGGGGGAAACCACTTGACGGGTACCGGGACGGGAACAGCGAGGAAGAGGGTAAGGGTGCTGAGAAGGCCGCATTCTAACACAGATGTTTAAAGGGGACAGGGCGGGAGGGCGGGAGGAGCACGTGTCCGGTGTACCATCCTctatagctacgccactgcttcttACTCACTGCAGCATTTATAATAAAATAAGACCGACAATACAGTATCCCAGTGTTACATTCCTTTTTTTACATTATACTCGTCCGCGTTTTGGTAAATCTGAAACCGTCGCAAATAACAAGCTGTGTTGATTGAGTATCTGCTTTTAGAGAATAAAGAAACCAAAGTAAGACAATATGAatattgtcttaaataaatcagagaatgaggaaagaaagaaagaaagaaagtgccctTTACTGTCCTGTATTTGTCACTATTCCACGTATTGTATGCCTTGATTCAGAGTTCCTTGAGAAGCAATGGAACAGGAAGCCCTGTCAAACTCTGCCGAACTATTTGGCCCAGTGACACATGGGCAGGAGCTCCGCCCCTGTAGCTTTCAATTCATTGCAACTAAATATTGTACGTGAGTAAACGTGCCTTCTAGTGATTCTTTTCAAAGATGAGCCGAGTCACTCCAACAAAAAAGACGATGAATTCGCCTTCTCGCTCAATTTGTCAGTCACACTGGCCAGCGCCGCAATCGCTTTTGTCAATATATCTTGCAAATGGTCTTCAGTGTAGTTACTGTTTAATTTGCGTTGCACTATTGAGCAAGACAACGTGTATGTATGCTCCTGAATAAAAACAGCTTTAATGGTACACACGAGAGGGTCATTGCTTCAAAGAAATCAAATACCACTATGCCAGTGCCGAAATTGCCGTGCGAGTGGCCACTCGAGGCACCTTGAGTGCATTCGCGGGATGCTTTTACGCtcggaagagaaagagagagaggaagagagaaataACAATTATGTCCACCAGTCAATTAACTTCGCAGAATACGTGCTTCCTCCGCAGCCCCTCTATTCATCGGCCAggatcacgctcggaaaaacacttttatgtaacagGTGTTGAGCTACAGAAAGCTATATAAGaaattttcatgttgctgtacaattttttcACTGACAATTTTCATCGAATGATTATATTTgacaagttgattaattaattaagactgattaCGTCGTTAGGCGGGATGCAGAAAGAAAGTACTCTGCGTaccttcaagcgacggcaaacaatattgcCTTGCTTCTGTCCAGCCAGGTGGCATTTACACATTTTTAactattggtgcatgatagttgggaaacCCTGTGCATTTAGAGCTGTCGCGTGTCAGTGTTCGTGTTAACATTGTTGAGTGCATGAAAGCTGTTTCCCATCATGTAACAGCTGTAGTTTTTCTCACTACATTTGCTAAAACCTTTGAAAGGGGAAATCCACGTCGGAGCtaagaagtcatcatcatcatcatcatcattgtcgtcgtcgtcgtcaccacaaccaccaccacaacaacaacaaccaggGGAGAGAGAGGAATAAACACATCACCACACATCCCTTCGCGCACAAAAAGAGGAGGATCACTACAGACATGAGTTGAGCCCGTTGATGGCTGAAAAGGATTTTGCAAAAGCTTTTGTGGGGCCTGGGAACGACACGATGACCTGCCTTTTGCGAATAGGAAGTCGATGAACGAAGGTCGTGAAAGAACAACCTGCTGAGCTGCAGCACAGCATTTGCCGACAGTCCAGGAACATCCAACGTGCTCTGCGAGAAGAATAAACCAACTGTAATTTTCGCAGCCTTATCTGACATTTCTCAGGCGCTGCGAAAATGTATTGACTCTCCACGACTCCGCCGATACGTTCGTGTCTCCCATAACGCATATTTGTAGTGAAAATCACGGGTCGCTGCTAATGGAGGCGTAAACAACCGCGATCCTATGCCCTGACAATCGCTTCAAGCTCGTGCCGACGCTTTAAATATTCGGTTTAAGCGAGTACATGAGGCGCGGCTGCCTGGGAAATCGCGATTTATTTTCAGAAATGTGCAGATTATTTAGGTTCACTTTTTGTGTTTTTTATTCCTTGCATGTCCTcatggctttttctttttaaacgtTGCTTTTTCCCTCCCTCTTTCACGATGCAGATCATCTTCGATCGTCCGCCATTAGACCGGTTAAAGGATAACtcaattaatgagaaaaaaagagaaaaaacagaGCCCTGTCCTCCCTCGCTTCTATGTTTGCAGCTAACAAGCCGGTTAATATTCATAAACCGCAATCCACAGAGATCTCCATGTTTGCCCGCGGTCGGCTGTGTTTCTATTTGTACGTAGATTATAAGAGAATTCGTCTTTATTATTCAGTTTTACGTGTTTTTTTTATGCTTTTCTCTTGTGGTGCCTAAGGGAGGTCAAAGAGAGATGACGGAGAGCTGCTTAGCGGAACGTCGTATCACGGGCTAATcagcatttttttcttcgtgggaTAAAAGAGCTCAaacataaagaaaggaaatacaaaTAATTGCTGTTTAACCTTGTTTTTCTCAGCGCTCTGGAACTTTTCACAAGGAAGAACCTGTGTATGAGCACCTCTTCTGAGCGGCCGGTTAGGTTGCCCATGTCAGTGAGTACAGGGTGAGAAAATATTATAAGGAAAACTAAGAGCAGAAAACGTATGTTGTGACTACtgcaacagttcttttttttttagtgatcaAATAATCTTTATGCATATGGGACCGTTCACTTTTCGTGTTAGTTTGGTAGGTTGGAGAACGTAACTTAGTGGGCGGCTGATTTGGCAAGTTAGTGATTTATAATCTTAAGTGTACAGCGGGAAGGTTAAACGTAGCCAAGTGACAAGGACAAGCGCGGTGACACGTTCATCACACTTGGGATTTGGAAAACGCGTTCCGTTTGTTTTTCGGGAGCACATTTGCTTTCTTAAACATAACTGCCAGTCGGTCTAGTTAGAACAGATTCATTTTTtagaaaactttttgtgcgcaaacaaacagggacgaagaagaggagcaacacagggacgagcgctttctaacaactggttttattttcgaagaaccacctgcttaaatacccacagatctgctcGATCTAGTctacagagcacgcctatagtgcatataacaacacttgtgataaaatgccatggaccaaagccacccagtcaacataaaaacagcaatTAAGGCGCATGAAACAAGCACTTACGATGAAAATGCGCTAAAGATATGATGACAGGAGCGAATTTTCGTTATCcagcaatgaaacagaaggatggctgatgcattcttccttttgtttttcaatccagtgctTTTTACAATTTCTCTCGCGCTTTGATTCttatgcctatacaaaatgtcgGTGCTACcaagacaaggtgagcaatcatgttcttgacaatgcattgccaaatgcgtaccaGGGCGATCAGTCAGACTAGATAAGTGTTCCCTTAGCCTCGTGTTAATGCAGATTgaagtctgccctacgtacacatgaccacacgtcataggaatctgataaacaacgttcttcgcgcaatcaacaaattggttgTTACGTGAATGTTTAAcgctacattctttctttgcatcatcctttctttcgaatttattttTAACCCTAGAAtacacactacctattttgttttttgcggaaaacaccacttttacttcgtaactcccagccacccttttaagtctgtgtgaaaggccgtgaacATAAGGAATTACTGAACCTTGGAAGCTaaatccttctgcctttgatttcTTTTGCATTGTTCTTTATCCTGTTTAAGTTTTTTTATTAGTCCAGCGcatgacgccagcatcacagcgagtgGGTTCCAAGCCTTTCTCAACCGATCGACTTGCTCAAGAAATGCAATGTTTACATTGGGGGGACATGATTTCATCAACGCTGAcaggaaacacgaaatgactatcccattcttcacaagcctggaatggtttgaggtatagttcattagcggttttccagccCGGGGCGAGAATGACCAACATACATTTTCCGGTAGAAATTCTAGCTTGACATCAAGAAACtagcttattatctaccggtacttccgaagtaaatgcCAAGCCCTTGCCCCCAGATTTAAAGGCTTCTACTATCCTattcctgaaagcacccttgtctacatgACAGCCTAAAAacaagtagtcatcgacatatctgtataccGTATATATTGCACCTTCTAAATCTTTTGCCAGctctctgtctatgcttccccCCAAAATGCTACTaaggatgggagctaccttttACCCGATGCACACACCCCTTGCCTGTAGGGGTGTGTGCATCGGGTAAAATCACAATCACCGCTGGGCCCAAACTAACGTCGGAACCAGTTTCCGGAAGTGGTCAGCTACCGATCAAGACCAGTCCTGACGCCAAGGACCCAGGACAAGGGTTTCTACGACCACAAGATTGCTAACCCTAACAAGATCTTCAGCTGCTCCATCTGGCCGAGAAACAGGTACGCCGCAGCTACGAAGGCGCACGGCGTCGCTGTCGCAGTCCCGGCTCCCGGGGACTTCGTCCAACGACTCGCATCCCCGTGAGATCAAGTAAGCGCAGCCGCTCCCCTCATTATGGAGGTAGTGGAGGTTGAAGGCACGGAAATAGCCCCCGAAGAAGTTACCGTTGAAGCAGGGTGGCTTGTCAGCCACCGTAAGCAACGACAGACTACGCAGGCATCATCCCTACTCATACACGGATCCCTCCGTGCAACAGCAAGCGCACGCACCGAGAGTACCCAGCAGTCCGCAGTACGCCCACGCGCACCACGGCAACCACGACTTCCGAAGAACGATATCAAGATCGTCATACGCCCAAGAGATGGTTTCAACGTGTTCAAACTAGGAGACGCACAGATACGCGACTTAATACTGCAGATTACGGGCATTACAACCAAAGAAGCAGAGGACGACATTTACCGCTCATGCACGGATAATAACGTCATTGTAGTTAGCACGCCAATCATGTATAACGCCGAAAAATACTGCCGCAACCGCAGTCTCCCCATCGGAGCATACTGCTACGCTACCACAGCATACGTCACACCACCGGAGAACCCAGCCAAAGGAGTCATACATAACATCCCTTCATATGACACGGAAGAAGACATTAGCAACAGTCTCGTTTACAAGAAGAACCCTACGATCCTGCAGGCGCGACGCATGGGCAATACTAATTCAGTGCTCATCGTATTCGACGGAAAGCAAGTACCGTACCATGTCTACTACTGCGGAGCAGAATACAAATGCTATCTAcataagaagcgcatcgaggtctgCGACGTCAGCGGGAACGTCggccacagggccgatgtatgccccactccaacccagaagaaatgcaagagCTGTGACACAGTAAATTCGCCGGCTGATCACCCCTGTCACCCTTGCTGCGCGCTCTGCGGCAGAGACCACCCGACTGGTGATAAGTCCTGCCATCGCCGCTTCCAGACACCACACCTCCTACCCCAACGATGATGGGAACACCTACGACTGGGACAGCAAGGAGCGGACCAGGAGACGGGGCCATCGACTTCTGCAAATGGAGACTCAGCTCTTCCAACACCGAAGTCGACACCACAACCAAAGGCTCCCGAACGCAGCAACTCACGAGGACGCAGTTAGTCTCGTGGACGCAGCCGCTCCCGAGGTCGCAGTCAGTCACAAGGACGCAGTCACTCCAAGAGTGGACCGGATTCAACACCGCCGCAGcagcaaggaaacgcaagccTTAGAACGACCACAGTTAAAGTGCAAGACGCACCccccaaggtaagctgggccagcaTTGCCTCCCACACATGAAACACCACACAACCTATAGCAACCCCAGTGAACACAGTTAGTGACGCTACCGTGCACAGCTTCATGCAGGAGCTCCGATCCTTACGTGCGGAGATACAAGACCTCAAGACAGAAAACGCTAAGCTCAAATCACAACTTGCAGACACACAAACCAAACACTTACCATCAAATCCAGACATCCTTCCTGTCCCTGCAATAGATTGCCCGCAAACCACCCAACAACCAGCCCCGCACAAACGCAAAGCTCTCGAACCAATCTCAAAAGCGGCAACACCAGCATACACTTCAGAACGAAATGTCAACTGTGAGGCCCTCACTGAGCTGCAACAGCGGATAGAACGCAACCTCAACGAAGCATTAGACTGTAAGCTTGCCACATTGCTCGACGCCTCCATTGCAAAGGCTCTCGAACACGCAATGGACAACCTCCTTACTGCGAAACTAGAAACGCTACTACTGCCCAGAATTGAGCAAGCCTTTGTGGCAAGAGAACAACAGCGACAGGAAAACACGGACGACACACGCAAAGTGCTTCAAGACATGGTCGCGACTCTGGCTCAAAATCACAACGCCCGTTTGACAGAATTGGAAAACACCCTACTCCGTCCCAGAGCAGGTCCCCTAAAGAAGCCGTACTCGCGTCCCGACAAAGCTGGCTGCGAGTAATCCAGAACGTGTTACCTactgcatttggcagtggaactgccggggcttccgGCGAGAACGAGCACACTTAGTGCAATACATTACCTCTCTCGCACCACATACTTCCCCCGATGTTATCGCATTACAAGAGACCGTAGAAGCAGCTAAGCTGTCGGGATACGTGGCATACACCGCAGTTTGCGATGACAACCGCAGGCCCCAAGTAACCACGCTagttaagcgaaacattccggttatacagcatcacacaggcattgATAGCGCAGCCCACATTTTCCTGGAGATCATCTCGTCTGCAAGGCGCAAACAACAGAGCCTCttcatcctcaatgtgtacagcagccccaaacAACAACATAGGTTTCTACGACTTTTCACCAAAGGAGATCAAGTAGCTAGGGGAGCCCCTCTGCTCATCGCAGGGGACCTAAACGCCCCTGCGGTGGCATGCGGATACCCAATGGACCACCGAAAGGGaagacaactatggcttgacggacagaatctaggtcttactcttgtcacggatccaacttgtcccactcgtatgggaaacagcgttagcagagacactactccGGACTTGACATTCGCAAAACTAATTCCacaagcagactggatcaacacacaagacaacttgggcatgaccactatttaatccaaacaaCAGTTCGAGTGGGCCCGCGAAAGACTAAGGGCCGTCAACTCCGCACAACGAgctgggacgctttccggcaggccagagccctcacctctttctcgggtacccaaccccctttcgaagattgggtcccatccttgctgcaagacgcgagcgaagccactaaattggtgcctgaggaagccaatctgcaggaggcagatagcaagttactgcacatgtgggaagctctcgccagtctgcaacgcggatacaaacacaacaagctcGACCGAACGCTCAGGAAACATATTAGTACTCTCACCCTTCACATAGAAGACTATGC comes from the Dermacentor variabilis isolate Ectoservices chromosome 2, ASM5094787v1, whole genome shotgun sequence genome and includes:
- the LOC142570822 gene encoding uncharacterized protein LOC142570822, producing MEVVEVEGTEIAPEEVTVEAGWLVSHRKQRQTTQASSLLIHGSLRATASARTESTQQSAVRPRAPRQPRLPKNDIKIVIRPRDGFNVFKLGDAQIRDLILQITGITTKEAEDDIYRSCTDNNVIVVSTPIMYNAEKYCRNRSLPIGAYCYATTAYVTPPENPAKGVIHNIPSYDTEEDISNSLVYKKNPTILQARRMGNTNSVLIVFDGKQVPYHVYYCGAEYKCYLHKKRIEVCDVSGNVGHRADVCPTPTQKKCKSCDTVNSPADHPCHPCCALCGRDHPTGDKSCHRRFQTPHLLPQR